The proteins below come from a single Acidobacteriota bacterium genomic window:
- a CDS encoding D-alanine--D-alanine ligase has translation MKKRVGVIFGGRSGEHEVSIRSARTVVEQIDSSKYQVVPVAITNTGRWLSPAGSLELFPEATQTLFRDRFGEPANATACLTGDSQIRGLAVLENGGTIELDVVFPVLHGTFGEDGTIQGLFEMADLPYVGCGVLASSCGMDKAFMKTLFRDAGLPMCEYVWFLRDEWEANREVVLKQVGTKLGFPCFVKPANLGSSVGVSKAADQASLADAISLAAQYDRKIIVEEGLEMREIECAVIGNDTPEASLPGEYIIRDESKKFLDYTEKYSGTGNNEFVVPAPISDELSAKIRKMAITAFKAIDGSGLARVDFFLRNDNGALLVNEINTMPGLTDASGFPKMWIGTGRSFPEIIDELIDLAFARYNDKLRNKTVRD, from the coding sequence ATGAAAAAGCGCGTTGGAGTTATTTTCGGAGGCCGGTCGGGCGAACATGAGGTGTCGATCCGTTCGGCTAGAACCGTTGTAGAGCAGATCGACTCGTCAAAATACCAGGTCGTTCCCGTGGCGATCACAAATACCGGCCGCTGGCTCAGTCCGGCCGGATCTCTGGAACTATTTCCGGAGGCAACCCAGACGCTCTTTAGAGATCGATTTGGCGAACCAGCGAACGCGACTGCCTGTCTGACCGGTGACTCGCAGATCCGAGGGCTTGCCGTGCTTGAGAACGGTGGGACGATTGAACTTGATGTTGTCTTTCCGGTGCTTCACGGCACTTTCGGTGAGGATGGTACGATCCAGGGATTATTTGAGATGGCGGATCTTCCATATGTAGGCTGCGGCGTGCTCGCATCGTCGTGCGGAATGGATAAAGCTTTCATGAAAACGCTGTTCCGCGATGCCGGCCTGCCGATGTGCGAATATGTTTGGTTCCTTCGCGACGAGTGGGAAGCGAACCGCGAGGTCGTTCTAAAGCAGGTTGGGACAAAGCTGGGATTTCCGTGCTTTGTTAAGCCCGCGAACCTCGGCTCATCAGTTGGGGTTTCGAAAGCAGCCGATCAAGCCTCGCTCGCGGATGCGATCTCTCTTGCTGCTCAATACGATCGAAAGATTATCGTTGAAGAGGGGCTCGAAATGCGGGAGATTGAATGCGCGGTGATCGGAAACGACACACCCGAGGCGAGCTTACCCGGCGAGTACATCATTAGGGACGAGAGTAAGAAATTCCTGGACTACACGGAGAAATACTCTGGAACGGGAAACAACGAATTCGTCGTTCCTGCTCCGATCTCGGACGAACTCTCTGCAAAGATCCGAAAAATGGCGATCACTGCGTTCAAAGCGATCGACGGCTCCGGCCTGGCAAGGGTTGATTTTTTCTTACGGAATGATAACGGAGCGTTGCTTGTCAATGAGATCAACACTATGCCCGGCCTGACCGACGCGTCCGGATTCCCGAAAATGTGGATCGGAACGGGAAGGTCGTTTCCCGAGATAATTGACGAACTCATCGATCTGGCATTTGCCCGTTACAATGACAAACTGCGGAATAAGACAGTTCGAGACTAG